The following proteins come from a genomic window of Lachnoclostridium phytofermentans ISDg:
- a CDS encoding AgrD family cyclic lactone autoinducer peptide — MTKLLLLAVTAFVAIAEATSVYPCLIWILGQDEMPEELIE; from the coding sequence ATGACAAAGCTTTTATTATTAGCTGTAACAGCATTTGTAGCAATTGCAGAGGCAACTTCTGTTTATCCATGCTTAATATGGATTTTGGGCCAGGATGAAATGCCAGAGGAA
- a CDS encoding accessory gene regulator ArgB-like protein gives MNHFTYNNLEQLLITTKGYEPIRAKRAVYQTKNFLRSLIYSLLIAFIFFWFHCLKEAVLVMIILKLYRGYSGGIHVKNYMLCFFSSLLLVCAIIVITKALPLTIELEIILWLINLILWYRYVPQGTYARPIRKMELKKELKFKFFIAMVLTFSIRFLWMEIYSMCLFSMLLILSLTTPMAYKIFKVQHDRI, from the coding sequence TTGAATCATTTTACTTACAATAATTTAGAACAATTATTAATTACAACTAAGGGGTATGAACCCATAAGAGCTAAACGTGCCGTTTACCAAACAAAAAATTTTCTACGCAGCTTAATTTATTCGCTTCTAATTGCGTTTATATTTTTTTGGTTTCATTGTTTGAAAGAAGCTGTGCTAGTAATGATTATCCTTAAGTTATACCGGGGTTACTCTGGCGGTATACATGTTAAAAATTATATGCTATGTTTTTTCAGTTCCTTACTATTAGTATGTGCTATCATTGTGATAACCAAAGCATTACCATTGACAATCGAACTAGAGATAATTTTGTGGTTGATTAATCTTATTTTATGGTATCGATATGTACCCCAAGGTACATATGCAAGACCGATTCGTAAGATGGAACTAAAGAAAGAGTTGAAATTTAAATTTTTTATCGCTATGGTACTTACCTTCTCTATTCGTTTTCTTTGGATGGAGATTTATAGTATGTGTTTATTCTCGATGTTACTTATATTATCACTAACTACTCCAATGGCGTACAAGATTTTCAAAGTTCAGCATGATAGAATATAA
- a CDS encoding ATP-binding protein, which translates to MLHDTIFLLIDCLVLAFFIRSLFRKKGICRLAGFTIVSFGLSYYKLNMDMNLPFYMGEILMIFIPVAVIIILTYCLYQRNLVVSITTGILITVVIVFLQILALLITNFSLYLLSITLSIEIHRDICQILYMLGMLITAYYMWINQDNIYEKVIRYCETKSERTQRYVKYIKFGITLFLMLTFTVLGEGIYDKLGISNESFMLICFTILLAATIFLLTYYESIITSYRNRQIEERNKLNEIHQDFVDNINYFGHSYNNMMQAVNFFVNCEELKIEDVRTVLKDLLEWDEKNKINYKLKYINIPNTVVASILSMKQDYARELGVNLKVIYDGSSNVKINSKIFVDLINIIVDNAIEVAHFTEDKTVYINLIFDDNRFEFTTKNFKNYDKNGKLLKYGTSKHIGLRNIEEMVRKNISINYDIIDGEGEFEIRLIINN; encoded by the coding sequence ATGTTGCATGATACAATTTTTTTATTAATAGATTGTCTAGTACTAGCGTTTTTTATACGCTCTTTATTTCGTAAAAAAGGAATTTGTCGATTAGCAGGATTTACAATTGTTTCATTTGGTTTGTCATATTATAAACTAAACATGGATATGAATTTACCTTTTTATATGGGTGAAATACTTATGATATTTATACCGGTAGCTGTTATCATTATCTTAACTTATTGCTTATATCAGCGTAACCTTGTGGTATCTATAACTACCGGAATTTTAATAACTGTCGTAATTGTTTTCTTACAGATTTTAGCTCTATTAATTACTAATTTTTCACTTTATTTATTATCTATTACATTATCGATAGAAATTCATCGTGATATTTGTCAAATATTATATATGCTTGGTATGTTGATTACAGCTTATTATATGTGGATAAATCAAGATAATATCTATGAGAAAGTAATAAGATATTGTGAAACGAAGAGCGAAAGAACCCAAAGATATGTAAAATACATCAAGTTTGGTATAACGTTATTTCTTATGCTAACGTTTACTGTTTTGGGAGAAGGAATTTATGATAAATTGGGAATTAGTAATGAATCATTTATGTTAATCTGTTTTACGATACTTCTTGCCGCAACAATTTTTTTATTAACCTATTATGAATCTATTATCACAAGCTATAGGAATCGTCAAATTGAAGAGAGAAATAAATTAAACGAGATTCATCAGGATTTTGTCGATAATATAAATTACTTCGGCCATAGTTACAATAATATGATGCAGGCTGTGAACTTCTTTGTAAATTGTGAAGAACTTAAAATTGAGGATGTCCGAACAGTTTTAAAAGACTTACTGGAATGGGATGAAAAAAATAAAATAAATTATAAGTTAAAATATATTAATATTCCAAACACTGTGGTAGCCTCAATATTAAGTATGAAACAAGATTATGCTAGGGAATTAGGTGTGAACTTAAAGGTTATTTATGATGGTAGCAGCAATGTTAAAATAAATTCCAAAATATTTGTGGATCTAATCAACATTATTGTAGATAATGCGATTGAAGTTGCACACTTCACTGAAGACAAGACGGTTTATATCAATCTAATATTTGATGATAATCGATTCGAATTTACTACTAAGAATTTCAAGAACTATGATAAAAACGGTAAGTTATTAAAGTACGGAACATCAAAACATATTGGTCTTAGAAACATTGAAGAAATGGTAAGAAAAAATATAAGTATTAATTACGATATTATTGATGGCGAGGGAGAATTTGAGATACGACTTATCATAAATAATTAG
- a CDS encoding cold-shock protein — MNKGTVKWFNAQKGFGFITNSETGEDVFVHFSGIASEGFKSLEEGQNVTFEITKGARGMQATNVSIA, encoded by the coding sequence ATGAACAAGGGTACAGTAAAATGGTTCAATGCACAGAAGGGCTTTGGTTTCATCACAAATAGCGAGACTGGTGAAGATGTATTCGTACATTTTTCCGGTATTGCATCTGAAGGCTTTAAGTCTTTAGAAGAAGGTCAGAATGTAACTTTCGAGATTACTAAAGGCGCTCGTGGTATGCAGGCAACTAACGTTAGCATTGCATAA
- a CDS encoding putative manganese-dependent inorganic diphosphatase has translation MITNAKKVIVIGHKNPDTDSICSAISYAALKRKLTGNDYVAKRAGQINSETQYILERFKITPPEYVADVKTQVRDIEIRETEGVDDTLSLKKAWSLMRKNNVATLPITEKGKLKGIITTGDITTSYMEVYDNRILAEAKTPYINILETLEGTLLVGDEHTIFEQGKVLIAAANPDLMEDYIEENDLVILGNRYESQLCAIEMKAGCIVVCEGAKVSMTIMKLAKERGCTIISTPHDTYTVARLMNQSMPISQFMIQDNLITFRTDAYVDEIKNVMAKQRNRDFPILDHKGIYRGMISRRNLLNMERKQVIMVDHNEKDQAVDGIEDAEILEIIDHHRLGTIETMKPVFFRNQPLGCTATIVYLMYCENRVEIEPSIAGLLCAAIISDTLMYRSPTCTKFDIEAAEHLAKIAGVDVTEFAGEIFEAGSNLKSKSADEIFYQDYKDFSVGDTTFGVGQINSLNALELSEIKDRLYPYLEKAREEHGVDMIFFMLTNIIRESTELLCVGSMANQVVENAFHVKEVSNGYKLDGVVSRKKQLIPAIVAAMQE, from the coding sequence ATGATAACAAATGCGAAAAAAGTAATAGTAATTGGCCATAAGAATCCAGATACAGATTCCATCTGTTCTGCAATCTCTTATGCAGCATTAAAACGTAAATTAACAGGTAATGACTATGTAGCAAAACGTGCAGGACAGATTAACTCGGAAACTCAATATATTCTGGAACGATTTAAAATAACACCACCAGAATATGTTGCTGATGTTAAGACACAAGTACGTGATATTGAGATAAGAGAAACAGAAGGAGTTGACGATACCTTATCCTTAAAAAAAGCATGGAGTTTAATGAGGAAAAATAATGTTGCAACTCTACCAATTACGGAAAAAGGAAAATTAAAGGGTATTATTACGACTGGTGACATCACTACATCTTATATGGAAGTATATGATAATCGTATTCTAGCAGAAGCAAAGACTCCTTACATTAACATCTTAGAAACGCTGGAAGGTACTCTTTTGGTTGGTGACGAGCATACAATCTTTGAACAAGGAAAGGTATTAATTGCCGCTGCAAATCCAGACTTAATGGAAGATTATATAGAAGAGAATGATTTAGTTATTCTAGGAAATCGTTATGAATCTCAGCTTTGTGCAATTGAGATGAAAGCAGGTTGTATTGTAGTATGTGAAGGTGCTAAAGTTTCTATGACTATCATGAAACTGGCAAAGGAAAGAGGCTGTACGATTATAAGTACACCACATGATACGTATACAGTTGCAAGATTAATGAACCAGAGTATGCCAATCAGTCAATTTATGATTCAAGATAATTTAATCACCTTCCGTACGGATGCTTACGTTGATGAGATAAAGAACGTAATGGCAAAACAAAGAAATCGAGATTTCCCTATTCTTGATCATAAAGGAATTTATCGTGGAATGATTTCTAGACGTAACTTATTGAATATGGAAAGAAAACAAGTGATTATGGTGGATCATAATGAGAAAGACCAGGCAGTGGACGGAATTGAAGATGCAGAAATCTTAGAAATCATTGATCATCATCGTCTAGGTACCATTGAGACAATGAAACCAGTATTTTTCCGTAATCAACCACTTGGCTGTACAGCAACGATTGTTTATCTGATGTACTGCGAAAATCGTGTTGAGATAGAACCATCGATTGCAGGACTTCTATGTGCAGCTATTATTTCGGATACATTAATGTATCGTTCACCAACTTGTACTAAGTTTGATATAGAGGCAGCAGAACATCTTGCAAAGATTGCGGGAGTTGATGTAACAGAATTTGCAGGAGAGATATTTGAAGCAGGAAGTAATTTAAAATCAAAATCAGCAGATGAAATTTTCTATCAAGACTATAAAGATTTCTCTGTAGGAGATACAACCTTTGGTGTAGGACAAATTAACTCTTTAAATGCTTTAGAACTTTCAGAAATCAAGGATCGTTTATATCCATATCTTGAGAAGGCAAGAGAAGAGCATGGAGTAGATATGATATTCTTTATGTTAACAAATATTATACGTGAATCAACGGAATTACTCTGTGTTGGTTCCATGGCAAATCAAGTAGTTGAGAACGCTTTTCATGTTAAGGAAGTCTCCAATGGGTATAAGTTAGATGGTGTGGTATCAAGAAAGAAACAGTTGATTCCTGCGATTGTTGCAGCAATGCAAGAATAA
- the smpB gene encoding SsrA-binding protein SmpB: MAKEGIKLIANNKKARFDYFIEETYEAGVVLHGTEVKSLRMGKCSIKESFMRIENGEVYVYNMHISPYEKGNIFNKDPLRVKKLLLHKFQINKIVGQIQQKGYTLVPLTIYLKDSLVKMEIGVARGKKLYDKRQDIAKKDQKREAEKDFKVKNL; this comes from the coding sequence ATGGCAAAAGAAGGTATTAAGCTAATTGCAAATAATAAAAAAGCCAGATTCGACTATTTCATAGAGGAAACGTATGAAGCTGGTGTCGTATTACACGGCACCGAAGTAAAATCCCTACGTATGGGAAAATGCAGTATTAAAGAATCCTTTATGCGTATTGAAAATGGGGAAGTTTATGTTTATAACATGCATATAAGCCCATATGAAAAAGGAAATATATTTAACAAAGATCCATTGCGTGTTAAAAAGTTATTACTTCATAAATTTCAGATAAATAAAATTGTTGGTCAGATCCAGCAAAAAGGATATACTTTGGTTCCGTTAACGATTTATCTAAAAGATAGTCTAGTAAAGATGGAAATCGGAGTAGCTAGGGGTAAGAAGCTCTATGACAAGCGACAGGATATTGCAAAGAAAGATCAGAAAAGAGAAGCGGAGAAAGACTTTAAGGTAAAGAATCTCTAG
- the rnr gene encoding ribonuclease R translates to MEKEILNNKKELLLQVITDRSYRPMKFRELSSLLQVPKDERDDLKIVMDSLISDGKIMLDGNGRYKETNGNIKTGIFSGTTRGFGFVKIEGEENEEDIFIPESETKGALNKDRVQIAIFEEQSGRRREGAVISILERNVTELVGTFQKSKNFGFVIADNTKFNSDVFIPKEHTKGAVNGHKVLVQLTDYGSETKNPEGKIIKIIGHINDPGVDVVSVILENGLPTEFPDEVMKQVERIGEEVSSADIGGRVDLRNLQTVTIDGEDAKDLDDAITLSKKGDIYQLGVHIADVSNYVTEDSPLDKEALKRGTSVYLVDRVIPMLPHKLSNGICSLNAGSDRLALSCMMEIDEKGNVVGHRIAETVINVDRRMTYTSVKKIIEDHDEAEIEEYKELVPMFELMLELADILREKRRKRGSIDFDFPESKIILDSDGRPTDIKPYERNKATKIIEDFMLIANETVAEDFFWQELPFVYRTHENPDLEKIQKLSVFINNFGYTMRIGQDEIHPKELQKLLIKIDGKPEEALISRLTLRSMKQAKYTTTCDGHFGLSTKYYSHFTSPIRRYPDLQIHRIIKENLRGGLKEKRINHYESILNEVARQSSLAERRADESEREVEKLKKVEYMSQFIGQTFEGVISGVTSWGMYVELPNTVEGMIRLADMHDDYYIYDEEHYLLTGEHTKKIYKLGEAVVIRVEDTDKLMRTINFSIVGRANRIEE, encoded by the coding sequence ATGGAAAAAGAAATATTAAATAATAAAAAAGAGTTATTGCTTCAAGTAATAACAGACAGATCTTATCGTCCAATGAAGTTTCGAGAACTTTCAAGTTTACTTCAAGTTCCAAAGGATGAGAGAGATGATTTAAAAATAGTTATGGATTCTCTGATATCTGATGGGAAGATTATGCTAGATGGGAATGGAAGATATAAAGAAACGAATGGTAATATAAAAACGGGAATATTTTCTGGTACCACAAGAGGCTTTGGATTTGTTAAAATAGAGGGGGAAGAAAATGAAGAAGATATCTTTATCCCAGAAAGCGAAACCAAAGGTGCATTGAATAAAGACCGTGTACAGATAGCGATCTTTGAAGAACAAAGTGGAAGACGAAGAGAGGGAGCGGTTATCAGTATCCTAGAGAGAAACGTAACTGAACTTGTTGGAACCTTCCAAAAAAGCAAGAACTTTGGATTTGTTATTGCTGACAATACAAAGTTTAATAGTGATGTTTTTATTCCTAAGGAACATACCAAAGGCGCAGTAAATGGCCATAAGGTATTAGTACAGCTAACGGATTACGGTAGCGAAACAAAAAATCCTGAGGGTAAGATTATAAAAATTATTGGTCATATCAACGACCCTGGTGTTGATGTTGTATCGGTAATATTAGAAAATGGATTGCCAACAGAATTTCCAGACGAAGTAATGAAACAGGTAGAACGTATTGGGGAAGAAGTAAGCAGTGCAGATATTGGCGGAAGAGTAGATCTAAGAAATCTACAAACAGTAACCATAGACGGCGAAGATGCTAAGGACTTAGACGATGCAATCACATTATCTAAGAAAGGTGATATCTATCAATTAGGTGTTCACATTGCAGACGTTAGTAACTATGTTACAGAAGATTCTCCACTTGATAAGGAAGCATTAAAGAGAGGAACCAGTGTATATTTAGTAGATAGAGTAATTCCAATGCTTCCTCACAAATTATCGAATGGTATATGTTCCTTAAATGCGGGCAGTGACCGTCTTGCATTATCCTGTATGATGGAGATAGATGAAAAAGGAAATGTGGTTGGTCATCGAATTGCAGAAACGGTGATTAATGTTGATCGAAGAATGACCTATACTTCTGTGAAAAAGATCATAGAGGATCATGACGAAGCAGAGATAGAAGAGTATAAAGAACTTGTTCCAATGTTTGAATTAATGTTAGAATTAGCAGATATACTTCGTGAAAAGCGTAGAAAGCGCGGTTCCATTGACTTTGATTTTCCGGAAAGTAAGATTATATTAGATTCTGATGGTAGACCTACAGATATCAAGCCATATGAAAGAAATAAAGCAACGAAGATTATTGAAGATTTTATGTTAATTGCCAATGAAACTGTTGCAGAAGATTTCTTCTGGCAAGAGTTACCGTTTGTCTATCGTACTCATGAGAACCCAGACTTAGAAAAGATACAGAAGCTTAGTGTATTTATCAATAATTTTGGATATACCATGAGAATCGGGCAGGATGAAATTCATCCAAAGGAATTGCAGAAACTACTAATTAAGATTGATGGTAAGCCTGAGGAAGCATTAATTAGTAGATTGACACTTCGTAGTATGAAGCAGGCAAAGTACACCACGACTTGTGATGGACATTTTGGTTTGTCTACCAAATACTATTCTCATTTTACTTCTCCAATCAGACGTTATCCAGACCTTCAGATTCATAGAATTATAAAGGAAAACTTACGTGGAGGTTTAAAGGAAAAACGAATCAATCATTATGAGAGCATATTAAATGAGGTAGCTAGGCAATCAAGTTTAGCAGAACGTAGGGCAGATGAGTCTGAAAGAGAAGTAGAAAAACTCAAGAAAGTTGAGTATATGAGCCAATTTATTGGGCAAACCTTTGAAGGAGTAATCTCAGGAGTTACTTCTTGGGGTATGTATGTGGAACTTCCGAATACAGTAGAAGGTATGATTCGACTTGCAGATATGCATGATGATTATTATATTTATGATGAAGAACATTATTTGTTAACAGGAGAGCATACCAAGAAAATCTATAAATTAGGAGAGGCTGTCGTTATCCGAGTTGAGGATACTGACAAACTGATGCGGACGATTAATTTTTCTATCGTAGGTAGGGCAAATCGCATCGAAGAATAA
- the secG gene encoding preprotein translocase subunit SecG, which produces MEILRAIVTVLYVLICLGLVVVVLMQEGKSAGLSGSINGVADTYWGKNKGRSMEGALVKITKLLGALFIVISIVLNMNWGL; this is translated from the coding sequence ATGGAAATATTAAGAGCGATAGTTACAGTTTTATACGTTCTCATCTGTTTAGGATTAGTAGTTGTTGTATTAATGCAAGAAGGTAAGTCTGCAGGACTTTCTGGTTCAATCAACGGCGTTGCAGATACTTATTGGGGAAAGAACAAAGGACGTTCCATGGAAGGCGCGCTTGTTAAGATTACAAAGCTTTTAGGAGCACTTTTCATCGTTATTTCTATAGTTCTCAATATGAATTGGGGATTGTAG
- the gpmI gene encoding 2,3-bisphosphoglycerate-independent phosphoglycerate mutase: MSKKPTVLMILDGYGLNEKTEGNAIALAKKPVLDKLMKDYPFVKGNASGMAVGLPEGQMGNSEVGHLNMGAGRIVYQELTRITKEIQDGDFFENTQLIKAVENCKKNNTALHLFGLLSDGGVHSHITHLYGLLELAKRHGLENVYVHAFLDGRDTAPTSGKSFMEALEAKMAELGVGRIASVTGRYYVMDRDNRWDRVEKAYAALVDGEGVEAANAVEAVAASYAEGVNDEFVLPTVVVKDGKAIAPIKANDSIIFFNFRPDRAREITRAFCTDDFDGFVRKSGRLPLTYVCFSEYDVTIPNKSVAFEKVSITNTFGEYLAEHGKTQARIAETEKYAHVTFFFNGGVEAPNEGEDRILVNSPKVATYDLQPEMSANAVADKLVEAITSLKYDVIIVNFANPDMVGHTGISDAAIKAVEAVDACVGRAYDALLSVDGQMFICADHGNAEQLVDYTNGEPFTAHTTNPVPFILINYDDSYTLREGGCLADIIPTLIEMMKMEQPKEMTGKSLLIKK, from the coding sequence ATGAGCAAAAAACCGACCGTACTTATGATACTTGATGGATATGGATTAAACGAGAAGACAGAAGGTAATGCAATAGCATTAGCCAAAAAGCCTGTTCTTGATAAATTGATGAAAGATTATCCATTTGTAAAAGGTAATGCTTCTGGGATGGCAGTTGGTCTTCCAGAGGGACAGATGGGAAACTCTGAAGTTGGACATCTTAATATGGGTGCCGGAAGAATTGTATATCAGGAGTTAACCCGTATAACAAAAGAAATTCAAGATGGTGATTTCTTTGAAAATACTCAGTTAATAAAAGCAGTAGAGAATTGTAAAAAGAATAATACAGCACTTCATTTATTCGGATTATTATCGGATGGTGGTGTTCATAGTCATATTACACATCTTTATGGATTATTAGAGCTTGCGAAGAGACATGGCTTAGAGAATGTTTATGTACATGCATTTTTAGATGGTAGAGATACTGCTCCAACCTCTGGTAAGAGCTTTATGGAAGCTTTAGAAGCTAAAATGGCAGAGCTAGGAGTAGGTCGTATTGCATCTGTAACTGGACGTTACTATGTTATGGACCGTGACAATCGTTGGGACCGTGTAGAAAAAGCATATGCTGCTTTAGTGGATGGCGAGGGTGTAGAAGCTGCGAATGCAGTAGAGGCAGTAGCTGCTTCTTATGCAGAAGGCGTGAATGACGAGTTCGTTTTACCTACTGTAGTAGTTAAGGATGGTAAGGCAATTGCTCCTATTAAAGCAAATGATTCTATAATCTTCTTTAACTTCCGTCCTGACCGTGCAAGAGAAATTACAAGAGCATTCTGTACAGATGATTTTGACGGCTTTGTTCGTAAGAGCGGAAGATTACCTCTTACTTATGTTTGTTTCTCAGAGTATGATGTTACAATCCCTAATAAGAGCGTAGCATTTGAAAAGGTTTCAATTACAAATACATTTGGAGAATACCTTGCTGAACATGGAAAGACTCAGGCTAGAATTGCTGAGACAGAGAAATATGCTCACGTTACATTCTTCTTTAACGGTGGTGTGGAAGCACCAAATGAAGGAGAGGATCGTATCCTAGTGAATTCTCCCAAAGTTGCAACTTATGATCTTCAGCCAGAGATGAGTGCGAATGCAGTAGCGGATAAGTTAGTAGAAGCAATCACATCACTAAAATACGATGTGATCATCGTTAACTTTGCTAACCCAGATATGGTTGGTCATACTGGAATCTCTGATGCAGCGATCAAGGCAGTAGAAGCAGTGGATGCGTGTGTAGGTAGGGCTTATGATGCACTTCTTTCTGTTGATGGACAGATGTTTATCTGCGCAGATCATGGAAATGCAGAGCAGTTAGTAGACTATACAAATGGAGAGCCATTTACAGCTCATACTACAAATCCAGTTCCATTTATTTTAATAAACTACGATGATTCCTATACTTTAAGAGAAGGTGGCTGTTTAGCTGATATCATTCCAACCTTAATTGAAATGATGAAGATGGAACAACCAAAAGAAATGACTGGAAAATCTTTATTAATCAAAAAATAA
- a CDS encoding MATE family efflux transporter — protein sequence MAQTNDFSKGSVVGNIIKLAIPMTLAQLVNVLYNIVDRMYIGLLPKDATLALTGMGLTLPIITIIIAFANLFGMGGAPLCSIARGRGDNEEAEAIMGNSFALLLSSGLFITLACFLLKRPMLYLFGASDATYPFANQYISIYLLGSVFVMIGLGMNSFINAQGFGKIGMYSVIIGAITNIFLDPILIFVFDMGVQGAAIATVISQMISALWILKFLTGKKTILKLRRKTMKLSLQRVKAITGLGMSGFIMSATNGAVQIACNTTLQSYGGDLYVGVMTVINSVREIISMPVSGITNSAQPVMGFNYGASEYKRVKKAIKFMAVTSISYTLVMWGLLNWFPEFFIRLFNHEPDLIKAAVPAMKIYYFGFFMMSLQFVGQATFVALGKSKYAIFFSLLRKAIIVVPLTLLLPRVGHLGTNGVFLAEPISNFLGGTACIVTMLCSVWRELGNKS from the coding sequence ATGGCACAAACGAATGATTTTTCCAAAGGAAGCGTAGTTGGAAATATAATAAAACTTGCAATCCCAATGACTTTAGCACAGCTAGTAAATGTTCTATATAATATTGTAGACAGAATGTACATAGGTTTGTTGCCAAAAGATGCTACATTAGCATTAACCGGTATGGGTTTGACACTCCCTATTATTACAATCATCATTGCTTTTGCGAATTTGTTTGGTATGGGTGGAGCCCCACTATGTTCCATAGCAAGGGGAAGAGGGGATAATGAAGAAGCGGAAGCGATTATGGGAAACTCTTTTGCTTTACTTCTAAGTTCCGGATTATTTATTACTCTTGCTTGCTTTCTGCTAAAACGGCCGATGTTATATTTATTTGGGGCAAGTGATGCAACTTACCCATTTGCTAATCAGTATATTTCGATTTATCTGCTCGGTAGCGTCTTTGTTATGATAGGACTAGGGATGAATAGCTTTATCAATGCCCAAGGTTTCGGAAAAATTGGTATGTATTCCGTAATAATTGGAGCAATAACGAATATTTTTTTAGACCCAATTCTCATCTTTGTATTTGACATGGGAGTTCAAGGTGCTGCAATTGCTACCGTAATATCACAAATGATTTCTGCATTATGGATCTTAAAATTTTTAACTGGAAAAAAGACAATTTTAAAGTTAAGACGAAAAACAATGAAACTATCTCTCCAACGAGTCAAGGCAATCACCGGACTTGGAATGTCTGGATTCATTATGTCAGCAACCAATGGAGCAGTTCAGATTGCTTGTAATACCACATTACAAAGCTATGGCGGAGATTTGTACGTGGGCGTAATGACGGTAATCAATTCTGTTCGTGAAATCATCAGCATGCCTGTAAGCGGAATTACAAACAGTGCGCAACCTGTGATGGGATTCAATTATGGAGCATCAGAATATAAACGTGTAAAAAAAGCAATCAAATTCATGGCGGTAACATCGATTTCCTATACTTTAGTTATGTGGGGGCTACTGAATTGGTTTCCTGAATTTTTCATACGCTTATTTAATCATGAGCCGGATTTAATAAAAGCAGCGGTACCGGCTATGAAAATTTATTATTTTGGATTCTTCATGATGTCGCTTCAATTTGTAGGGCAAGCAACCTTTGTCGCTCTTGGAAAATCAAAATATGCGATTTTCTTTTCCTTATTAAGAAAAGCAATTATTGTTGTTCCATTAACACTTTTATTACCTCGAGTTGGACATCTAGGGACGAATGGAGTTTTCTTAGCGGAACCAATTTCAAATTTTCTTGGAGGAACTGCCTGCATTGTAACAATGTTATGTTCTGTATGGAGAGAATTAGGGAATAAGTCATAA
- a CDS encoding EamA family transporter produces the protein MWILFAFLSALFAGLTAILAKCGIKNTDSNVATALRTIVVLIFSWIMVFLVNSQGGIGNIAVKTWIFLILSGISTGASWLCYFKALQLGDINKVTPIDKSSTVLTFCFAFLFLHESVTVVKAIAYIIIAAGTYLMIEKKRSEKNKSSEKNRSSERHAWILYAFGSAIFASLTSILGKVGIEHIDSNLGTAIRTVVVLIMAWIVVFVTKKQNTIKNIDRKSWLFLILSGLATGGSWLCYYRALQTGPASVVAPIDKLSIVITVAFSYFVFKEKLSKKAFIGLAFIVLGTFLLLL, from the coding sequence ATGTGGATATTATTTGCATTTTTATCAGCGTTATTTGCAGGCTTAACGGCTATTTTAGCGAAGTGTGGAATTAAAAATACAGATTCTAATGTTGCGACTGCATTAAGGACGATTGTAGTTCTCATCTTCTCATGGATTATGGTATTCCTTGTGAATAGCCAAGGGGGTATTGGTAATATAGCCGTTAAGACCTGGATATTTTTAATATTGTCAGGAATATCTACTGGTGCTTCATGGCTTTGTTATTTTAAGGCATTACAACTTGGAGATATTAATAAAGTAACTCCAATCGATAAGTCTAGTACGGTATTAACGTTTTGTTTCGCTTTTTTATTTCTTCATGAAAGTGTAACTGTAGTAAAAGCTATTGCTTATATCATAATCGCAGCAGGTACCTACCTGATGATAGAAAAAAAACGAAGTGAAAAGAATAAGAGCAGTGAAAAAAATAGGAGCAGTGAAAGACATGCATGGATCTTATATGCATTTGGTTCTGCAATTTTTGCCAGTTTAACTTCTATACTTGGGAAAGTTGGAATTGAACATATCGATTCGAACCTTGGAACTGCGATCCGTACCGTTGTTGTATTAATCATGGCTTGGATCGTGGTGTTTGTAACCAAAAAGCAAAATACTATAAAAAATATAGATCGGAAAAGTTGGTTGTTTTTAATCTTATCAGGTCTTGCAACAGGTGGTTCCTGGTTATGTTATTATCGAGCACTACAGACTGGCCCAGCGAGCGTAGTTGCACCTATTGATAAATTAAGCATCGTAATTACCGTTGCATTTTCTTATTTTGTTTTTAAAGAAAAACTGAGTAAAAAAGCCTTCATTGGATTAGCTTTCATTGTACTGGGGACGTTTTTACTACTGCTCTAA